ATGGGTTCATACGCCAGGCAATAGTCTACATAGAATCCTTTCGTTCCCATGCTTgggtgcggggaaggaggaatGACCGCCCACTATCGCGTGGCACGGTTAACCACTCACTCACAGTTACTAAAGGAGGAGGAGCCCATTGCAGTGACCCATTATCTGCGGATCCATGTCGTCGTGGGTGTCTAGGAAACCGAGGCTAATCGATCCGGCACCTCGCCGAGGGGCGTGAGAAGAAATACGGGCAGAGAAGGAGCTAGGATCTGCATGCAGTAGAAGAAGCCATCAAGacaggagagagaggaggtccGTGCGCAGTAAGGGTGTCAACGATGGCGCGCCAAGCCTTGTGGACGCGGCGAGGCTGCACGGCGCGAGACGGCGGAGAATGTTGGCGATCAAGTCGTCAGGTAGCAGGTCCATCTTGCATCATCGGCAATGGTGGCTGCAGAGAGATCGATCTGCTATACTTCGTGGCTTCTGAGTTCCTCGGACTTGATATCCATGGGTGCTCCGTGCTCATAAGGTTAAGGACTTGTATCCATGGACATATCGGGTGCAAACCACAATTTCGTGAAAATccgtgcaaaccacggcaaaaaaatcgtctaaattcaccaaaaaatcacacatgtagatgatatgatactaaacaatcttgtaaaatatcttgtccaaactcgacttcgtttgtgagatataaaaataataaatttcaaGCCAAAAAGTTGttcagatgatttgttagaaatttgttatttttttatctcacaaacgaagtcgagtttggacaagatattttaaaagattgtgtatcatcatatcatctacatgtgtgattttttggtgaattcAGACGTCTTTTTTATTGTGATTTGCACGGGTTTTTACGAAGtctgtggtttgcactagatacgttcaaaaaaaaaaaggccaaaCCTGGCAGGACTTGATCTCGTGAGCCTACGTGCGATCACGACGTTGTTGTGTTTCATCATCATCTGATAAGGTTAGAGTTAAACCAAAATAAAGATAAGAGGATTATAAGATATGAAAGAAACAATATATGCATCATAAAAAAAAGATACAGTAGGATCTATAAGATAggaaataaatacatcattaaaAAGATATACAGTATAGGATCTAGCGGGCTGGCGTGGCCCGCCAGCTGACACCGTGAGGTTCATTGGAGTCGATGGCTCCACCGATTCTTGGAACATGTATCTCGCTGTCGACAGGCATGTCGTCTACTCGTCTACCACTGAAAAACATAATGTTGTTAAATTCTAAaatattcgctcccacggggagtcgaatTTAAGACCTGAGGTGCTATCGAGGTTCTTGTAATTAGTAGGTTAGATGTCCTTTTGCATTCCGATGGCTATTGTAGGTGGACAAAACGATGGACCACACACGCGCATGGAGAAGAAATTATAAAGTTTAGGGCAAGAATGCAAAGTCACCGGccattttcatcatttttttctgTATAAGCAGCACCAGCAGCGGCGATGACAGATAACCTAACGGTCAGAAATAGGCATGTGCATTGTTGCTGACAATTTTGCGAAATTAATCCACGAGCATCATCAGTCAGGCAAATTTCCGCGTCATCATCTCTCATCCTAGTGGAGCTAGGGACAGATAAATAAATCAGAAAAGAGCTACTACTACTACAAATCAGACAGAAGCGATCAGCTAGAATTGTACACATCACAACCATCACTCCCAGTCCCTGCTGCTATGAACGTACGTGTCGCCAACcagaaaaagagaaggaaaaggaaaaaaacaaaagaaaaagaaaagaaagcccCTACTTAAAAACGTAACCTTCTATCGACGGACGGACGAATCAGGTCAGAAGTCGGCGGCGCTGCCTCCCCACCCGGCGCGGCCCGTCACCGCCGTCCGCTGGTTGGCGTTGGTCACGTACTGGCGGACGGGGTCGTCCGTGACGGGCACGGccggccccacggccggctGCGGCGTGGTGATGACGTACTGCTGCATCACCAGCACGGACACCATCTTGGAGAACTCGGACGAGACGAGCAGGTCGCCGATGGGCCCCAGCTCCGGCGACTCCATCCACTCGGCCAGCGCCGACGTGAGCGGCGACCCCTCCTCGCCGGGGTGCCTGCCGACGATGTAGAGCTCGTGCGCGCTGTCAAGGTCCCGGATGGCCGCCAGCGTCTCCTCGCTGTTGGCCACCACCTGCTCCATGTACAGGATGGCGTCGTTGCCGACGTTGCGCGTCCGGAACTCGCTCATGTACTCCTCGTCCATCTGCCGCTCGCTCTTGGCGGCGTCGGGGACGATGGTGATGGCGCGCGCGTGCACGTTGGACGCGGCGGGCGccccgcggggcggcggcgccatgtggtgctgcggcgccggcgcgggggccTTGTAGTCCGGCGGGATGAAGCGCACGATGGTGAGGCACACGCCGGGGTGCTCCACCATCCGCCACGCGTAGGCGAGGCCCTCGCGGTCGTCGGGCCCGCCGAAGAAGAGCAGCGCCACGTGGTGCACGCTGGCcatgcgcgccgcggcggcgctgaggcCGCGGTCCACCAGGATGCCCACGgagcagggcgccgccgcgaggaTGCTCTCGTTGAAGCCCCGGAGGGAGGCGTTGATGGGCTCCATGCCGCCGTCCACCGTCTGCTGCTTGTGGAAGGGGAGCACGATGAGGGACACGTGCTTGTCCTCGGCCAGCACCGACACGTCCTCGTGCATCGTCTGGTACGGCGACACGGCCGTGAGCGCCTGGATGGAGACGCCGCCCACGCTCTCCTCGTAGCTCTCGAAGGCGTTGAAGATGTGGTCGCTGGACGCGGCGCTGCGGCTCTGGCTGGAGGCCGAGTGGTGGGCGGCGAGCATGTTGGAGGCGCGCCCGGTGAGCTCCACCAGGTGCAGCGCGTAGATGAAGATGGGGGAGCGCTTGGTGGGGTTGGATAGCTCCAGCAGGGAGATGATGGACGGCACGTTGCGGGTGGTGTGCACGCACGCCAGCATGCGCAGCTCCGCGTCGTGCTTGGAGCGCTGCAGGTTGCGCCGCTTGTACCCGaccagccgccgcgccggccggtaCACCGTCGTCACCACCGGCGTCACCAGCGCCGTCATGGCCACCGACACCAGCACCATCACGGCGAACGACTCGTCGTCCAGCACCTGCAGGTTTCGTTGGTTTATTTATTTGGTCAATTTCATTCAATTTGTTGGTTCAACCAGATCATGCAGTGACAGTTCATAACAATATACTACCGACCTCCTTGTCCCTTCCGATGTTGAGCACGATCATCTCGACGAGCCCCCTGGTGTTCATGAGGAAGCCGAGGGCGACGCCGTCGCGGAACGTCATGGTGTAGGAGATGGCGATGAGGATGGTGCCCATGATCTTGGCGAAGCTGGCCATGGTGAAGACGAGCACCAGGAGCCCCACGGTGACGGGGTCGCGCACCCGGGTCACGTTGGTGCGGAGGCCGCTGATGGCGAAGAAGAGCGGGAGCAGCAGCCCCGTGACGAAGTCCTCGAGCTTCTCGATGAGCACGACGCCGAGCTGGCCGCTGGGTATGACCAGCCCGTACACGAAGGCGCCGAACACCGAGTGGATGccgatggcgtcggtgcagaCGCCGGCGACCATGACGCCGGTGAGTATGAGCGTGACGTGCACGTCGCTGATGGTCTCGCCCTCGGGGACGCGGCGCACGAGCCACCACATGAGCGGGCGCACGGCGTAGAAGCAGACGAGCACGAAGACCACCCCGGCGAGGAGCACCCACAGGGAGGAGAAGGCGGAGCTGTTCACCTCGGAGATGGCGATGGCGAGCGCGAGCAGGATCCACGCGCACATGTCGTTGACGATGGCGGCGGACATGGCGATGCGGCCGAGGTCCGAGTTGAGCAGCTTGATCTCGGCGAGGATGCGCGCCAGCACCGGGAACGCCGTCACGGAGAGCGCGACGCCGAGGAAGAGCAGGAAGGAGGCCTGGTGCACGTTCTTGGACACCTGGTGCCGGAAGATGAAGGACGTGGCCGTGCCGATGCAGAAGGGCAGCGCCATCCCCGCCACGGCGATGATGAGCGCCTTGGTCCCCGACCGCTTGATGACGTTCACGTCCATCTCGAGGCCCACCAGGAAGAGGAAGTAGAGGAGGCCCAGGTGCGCCACCGTCTCCAGCGTCAGCAGGCTCCGCAGCGGGAACACCGTGGTCGCCCACACCTCCACCTGCCCCATCACCGACGGGCCCAGGATCACGCCGGCCTGCGCGCACACCACATCAACAATGCAGCAGCCGGCGTATCAACCTAACCGATCGGCTCAGGCTTACGCACGAGGATCTCAGCGATGACGCGGGGCTGGCGGATGGGCTTGAGGAGGAGCACCAGGAGGCGGGTGGTGGCGACGATGATGGCCGTCTGGAGGATGAAGAGGGGGAGCGAGAACTCGAGCGGGTTCACCCCCTGCCAGATGCCGTAGGCCGTGACCATCATCGGCGAGTAGCACACCACCGAGGCGGCGCTCGAGATGTTGCCGCGTGGCGTCACCTGCGCCGTGGCGTTCCTCGGCGGCAGCAtgccggccgcccccgccgtTGGCAGCACCGTGGCCATCTCGGCGCATGGGCGAGCGTAGCGTCGTGGCGAGCTGCGAGCGCCCTAGCACTGTGGGAGGGGAGAAAGGTTCGGGAGGGAGAGCATGCACTGAGCAGAAATGGGCCAGAGCGTGGAAACGGTCAAAGCCGGGCGCCACCACGCGTGGCAGTGTTTCTCGACTGCTAAATTTTGGCCGGTTCTCCGGGGACTTTGCGCGGGTACGGTTATACCTCACGTGAGGTGATGGAATCAACAACTGTCACAGATACAAATGGGCCGGGCCGGCATGCATCAGCCCAACAGACCAGACCTAAGGTTTCTCTAATTAATTATTTGCGTAGTAAAGTGGTACACAAATAGTACTCTcacgagaaaaaaaaggaatgcaTGCAGGTGGAAAATTAAAGGTGACATTACCCACATACAATAGGAGTTCacataaaaaatatagaaatttTAAATCGTGCATCCAAAATTAAATTTGGATAGCATCTTTATCTTTTTTATGACGAGGTCTTCAAATCAAGACAACACTTGTATACATTTgcataatattttttaaaaacaatttttaatactaaataattgATTTCGGATCTGGAAACAAATAATTTAATAGCAcgaacaaaaaattaaatatactgaacaaataataatatacattgaataaaacattaaatatcacgaacatttgattgtacatattaaataataaaaatgaATATTGCAAACAGATAAGTTAACATGGCCAGACAAGTCTACAAAGCGAATAAATAATTTGGCATGGCGAACAAATTAGTGACACACagataaataattttacatgaTGAGCAAATAGATCTACATTGCAAAAAGTATTTTTATAAGCAAATATACATGTGATAAACAAGTTAGTATAAATAGAAATTAAATTATAGAAGAACTCTACACGACACACGTCCATTCTTTATATAAATTCTAAAACATACTTAACAAGTTAGTTAAACAGAAAAAGTTGTATAGCTAAGTGACTAAGTTTTCACTCCCAGTCTTGCACGCTCTCCGGTTGCTCAAAGAACTAACATCCTGGGCAAGAACTAGGGACAGACGCTAAAAAAGCTAAAACCTTCTGCTTATTGCTAAAAGAACTAACATAGGGACAGAGCGCTGAAGAAGCTAAAATCTTCTCGCCGTGTTTGGTTAGCCTCCTGAGAATTTtctcacaaaaagacgaatgcatgcataaagtactaaacgaagtttatttacgaaacattttcacggatgggtgtaatttttcgagacgaatctaatgagacaaaTTTAACCATggttggctacagtgatgctacagtaatcacgTCTAATTATCCCCAAGTCATgtggtcaaagatctcattagctgcagtaactgctacagtaccataattgtggaagttattttgtaattaaatttcatttaatacctctaattagtagtcaaaatgACAAAAAGATTTGATGAAATTTTTCTCATGaaacaaccaaacacggcctctaCTGTCCAACTTTGTTGCTGAGCATATCTCCTCGGGGTAAACTGCAACAGCATCATGGCCCACTGGCGCACAGATGACGTGGTGCGGCACCCTCTTAGGCTGGTTCCAacgggggtcggtaccgacccccgccggtcggtaccgacccgcgccggtcggtaagcgcggaaaccgagagcgcggggcggtagcgctaccgaccggccgggcggtcggtaccgaccggcgttggagccgcgcgcggtcggtaccgactcggccggtcggtaccgaccccgcGTCCGGTCGGCTGCCACGCGGCGCTCTGTGATTGGCCAACGGCTGCCACGTCAGCTAGCCGTTGCAATTAGCCGTTTTTGACCGTTTGGACTCCCGCAGACGAGGAGAAACTGGTACGTCCTCATTCGTTTCTCGTGTTCGCTAATGTCAGTTGAAGTATAGTTTTACTAAGTTAGTTTTGTATAGGTTAATGCTTGGTTGATGCACTCGGTCGATTGCGTGGACGGAAACAGCAAGAGCGGCCCAACCTTTTGTGGCCAAATAAGCGACACCTACAACGAGTAGATTTatgtaatttttatatttttatgtaattttctttattttaaattgtcgtgtaatttttatttcgaatttttatgtaatttctgaatttttaaatttaataaagTGGTTTTGCTGTGTCAATTTAAATCATAGAGCAACGCGTTCTGAAATGGTTAAGTCTGGAATGGAAaagctgacgtggcgctgatgtggctgtgggctgaggctgcaggctgactgatggagcgctggggtcgagtgggctggcgagagctgacgtggcgctgacgTGGCTGTGGCTGTGGGCTGGGGCTGCAGACCCGCTGTTGGAACCAGCCTTAGCCACCCGGACAGAAGACGGCTCGGCCGCGAGGCAGATGCGAGAGCGCTGTGCCTTGGCGGTTGTGGAGGGAACCACTACTGTCTTGGCTCGAGGAGGGGTTGACGGGAGCTAGCTACTGCGGCACAGGTGGAGTATGTCGACAGTAGAGGTGGAggaggtactccctccgtcccgatATGTTATCATTTGAAGTATTCAAATGCAAGAAATAGTAGTCTGTTAAAATGACGCATGTACTCCTAAGATATTCTATGGTCCACCGCATGTAAGAgtaaagtactccctccgtcccacaatATTGGCATTCCAAGCATTCAAAATTTGTGTCACAATATAAGCATTCCTAGACTATTGTAGGTCCCACTAGCTATAGATTCCACTGCCGT
The nucleotide sequence above comes from Panicum virgatum strain AP13 chromosome 3K, P.virgatum_v5, whole genome shotgun sequence. Encoded proteins:
- the LOC120700717 gene encoding cation/H(+) antiporter 15-like, translated to MATVLPTAGAAGMLPPRNATAQVTPRGNISSAASVVCYSPMMVTAYGIWQGVNPLEFSLPLFILQTAIIVATTRLLVLLLKPIRQPRVIAEILAGVILGPSVMGQVEVWATTVFPLRSLLTLETVAHLGLLYFLFLVGLEMDVNVIKRSGTKALIIAVAGMALPFCIGTATSFIFRHQVSKNVHQASFLLFLGVALSVTAFPVLARILAEIKLLNSDLGRIAMSAAIVNDMCAWILLALAIAISEVNSSAFSSLWVLLAGVVFVLVCFYAVRPLMWWLVRRVPEGETISDVHVTLILTGVMVAGVCTDAIGIHSVFGAFVYGLVIPSGQLGVVLIEKLEDFVTGLLLPLFFAISGLRTNVTRVRDPVTVGLLVLVFTMASFAKIMGTILIAISYTMTFRDGVALGFLMNTRGLVEMIVLNIGRDKEVLDDESFAVMVLVSVAMTALVTPVVTTVYRPARRLVGYKRRNLQRSKHDAELRMLACVHTTRNVPSIISLLELSNPTKRSPIFIYALHLVELTGRASNMLAAHHSASSQSRSAASSDHIFNAFESYEESVGGVSIQALTAVSPYQTMHEDVSVLAEDKHVSLIVLPFHKQQTVDGGMEPINASLRGFNESILAAAPCSVGILVDRGLSAAAARMASVHHVALLFFGGPDDREGLAYAWRMVEHPGVCLTIVRFIPPDYKAPAPAPQHHMAPPPRGAPAASNVHARAITIVPDAAKSERQMDEEYMSEFRTRNVGNDAILYMEQVVANSEETLAAIRDLDSAHELYIVGRHPGEEGSPLTSALAEWMESPELGPIGDLLVSSEFSKMVSVLVMQQYVITTPQPAVGPAVPVTDDPVRQYVTNANQRTAVTGRAGWGGSAADF